In a single window of the Pseudoxanthomonas sp. F37 genome:
- the hrcA gene encoding heat-inducible transcriptional repressor HrcA, giving the protein MNSPSPSLDPRARQLLRTLISRYIRDGEPVGSQTLARHAGLEVSPATIRNILAELEEVGLLSSPHTSAGRIPTAQGYRVFVDSLVQVKSLGEGEVARLRAELPSGAGTQALLGNASELLSAMTHFVGVVSVPRREQFAFRYIDFVPLDGQRVMAILVFADNDVQNRVIETRRPYERSELERIANYLNAQFAGRSLADIRASLLRDLRRAQTEMEGLLAESIELAEQALTPPNDDVVLAGQTRLMGVQELADLERLRELFEAFARKREILQLLERTIRAPGVRIFIGEDTGLAPHDGVSVVTAPYMAAGQVLGVLGVIGPTRMAYDRVIPVVQAAADVLGAALNPDAPAP; this is encoded by the coding sequence ATGAACTCCCCGTCGCCCTCGCTGGACCCCCGTGCCCGCCAGTTGCTGCGCACGCTGATCTCGCGCTACATCCGCGACGGCGAACCGGTGGGGTCGCAGACCCTGGCCCGGCATGCCGGGCTGGAAGTCAGTCCGGCCACCATCCGCAACATCCTGGCGGAACTGGAGGAAGTGGGGCTGCTCAGTTCCCCGCACACCTCCGCCGGGCGCATTCCCACCGCCCAGGGTTACCGGGTGTTCGTCGACAGCCTGGTGCAGGTGAAGTCGCTGGGCGAAGGCGAGGTGGCGCGCCTGCGCGCCGAACTTCCCAGCGGCGCCGGAACGCAGGCCCTGCTGGGCAATGCGTCCGAGCTGCTGTCGGCCATGACCCATTTCGTGGGCGTGGTCAGCGTGCCGCGACGCGAGCAGTTCGCCTTCCGCTACATCGATTTCGTGCCGCTCGACGGACAACGGGTGATGGCCATCCTGGTGTTCGCCGACAACGACGTGCAGAACCGGGTCATCGAGACCCGCCGTCCGTACGAGCGCTCCGAACTGGAGCGCATCGCCAACTATCTCAACGCCCAGTTCGCCGGGCGCTCGCTGGCGGACATCCGCGCCAGCCTGCTGCGCGACCTGCGCCGGGCGCAGACCGAGATGGAGGGCCTGCTGGCCGAATCCATCGAACTGGCGGAGCAGGCGCTGACGCCGCCCAACGACGACGTGGTGCTGGCCGGGCAGACCCGGCTGATGGGCGTGCAGGAACTGGCCGACCTGGAGCGGTTGCGCGAGCTGTTCGAGGCCTTCGCGCGCAAGCGCGAGATCCTGCAGCTGCTGGAACGCACGATCCGCGCGCCGGGGGTGCGCATCTTCATCGGTGAGGACACCGGGCTGGCGCCGCACGACGGGGTGTCGGTGGTGACCGCGCCGTACATGGCGGCCGGGCAGGTGCTGGGCGTGCTGGGCGTCATCGGGCCCACGCGGATGGCGTACGACCGGGTCATCCCGGTGGTGCAGGCGGCCGCCGATGTGCTGGGCGCGGCCTTGAATCCCGACGCCCCGGCCCCATAG
- the recN gene encoding DNA repair protein RecN, whose amino-acid sequence MLRHLAIKDFAVVRAAELEFGEGMTVISGETGAGKSLLVDALGFLSGLRADSGVVRHGAERAELSAEFAAPPGSPAQAWLADNELDDEGQCQLRRVIRADGGSRAWINGRSVTLSQLADLAGRLVEIHGQHEHQSLLARNSQLDLLDAFARNDASRARVREAARAWSALLHEREQLSGQGDVSDRINYLEHQLAELQREDLSPTALEQLVASHRRQAHATGLIQACDAALGQLAGDDAPSLTRQLQQVRADLARQAEHEPRLRDVDGLLDGAAIQIEEALSLLGQVRDDLDGEPLQFDALERKLARVHDLARKHRVPLEGLQEQHDRLAAELDSLRGAGERLLKLSDEIAAARQQWREAAGALSRTRQRAARALGDTTTALIAELGMGGGRFEIALEPQDGERPDPTGAERVEFLVSANAGQPPRALRKVASGGELARISLAIEVAALGLDAVPTMVFDEVDTGIGGAVAEIVGQKLRALGAERQVLCVTHLPQVAAQGHAHYRVSKAPVEGVTQSAVEKLGARQREEELARMLGGVEVSKEAHAAAKRLLANAG is encoded by the coding sequence ATGCTCAGACATCTCGCCATCAAGGATTTCGCCGTGGTCCGCGCCGCCGAACTGGAATTCGGCGAGGGCATGACGGTCATCTCGGGTGAAACCGGCGCCGGCAAGTCGCTGCTCGTCGATGCCCTGGGTTTCCTGTCGGGCCTGCGCGCCGACAGCGGCGTGGTCCGGCATGGCGCCGAGCGCGCGGAACTGTCGGCCGAGTTCGCCGCGCCCCCCGGCTCGCCCGCCCAGGCCTGGCTGGCGGACAACGAACTGGACGACGAGGGCCAGTGCCAGCTGCGTCGCGTGATCCGTGCCGACGGCGGCTCCCGCGCCTGGATCAACGGGCGCAGCGTCACCCTGTCGCAACTGGCCGACCTGGCCGGGCGGCTGGTGGAAATCCATGGCCAGCACGAGCACCAGTCCCTGCTGGCGCGCAACAGCCAGCTCGACCTGCTGGATGCGTTCGCCCGCAACGACGCCTCGCGCGCCCGGGTGCGCGAGGCGGCCCGCGCGTGGTCGGCCCTGCTGCACGAGCGCGAGCAGCTGTCGGGCCAGGGCGATGTCTCCGACCGCATCAACTATCTGGAACACCAGCTGGCGGAGCTGCAGCGCGAAGACCTTTCGCCCACCGCGCTCGAACAGCTGGTCGCCAGCCACCGCCGCCAGGCCCATGCCACCGGCCTGATCCAGGCCTGCGACGCCGCGCTGGGGCAGCTCGCCGGGGACGATGCGCCGTCGCTGACCCGGCAACTGCAGCAGGTGCGGGCCGATCTCGCCCGCCAGGCCGAGCACGAACCGCGCCTGCGCGATGTCGATGGCCTGCTCGACGGCGCCGCCATCCAGATCGAGGAAGCCCTCTCCCTGCTGGGCCAGGTGCGCGACGACCTGGACGGCGAGCCCCTGCAGTTCGACGCCCTGGAGCGCAAGCTGGCCCGCGTGCACGACTTGGCGCGCAAGCACCGGGTGCCGCTGGAGGGCCTGCAGGAGCAGCACGACCGGCTGGCCGCCGAACTGGACAGCCTGCGCGGCGCCGGCGAGCGCCTGCTGAAGCTCAGCGACGAGATCGCCGCCGCCCGCCAGCAGTGGCGCGAGGCGGCGGGCGCGCTCAGCCGCACCCGCCAGCGGGCCGCCCGCGCCCTGGGCGATACCACCACCGCCCTGATCGCCGAACTGGGCATGGGCGGCGGACGCTTCGAGATCGCGCTGGAGCCCCAGGACGGCGAGCGTCCCGACCCCACGGGGGCCGAACGGGTCGAGTTCCTGGTGTCGGCCAACGCCGGCCAGCCGCCACGGGCGCTGCGCAAGGTCGCCTCCGGCGGCGAGTTGGCGCGCATCTCGCTGGCCATCGAAGTGGCGGCGCTGGGGCTGGATGCGGTGCCCACCATGGTGTTCGACGAGGTGGATACCGGCATCGGCGGCGCCGTGGCCGAGATCGTCGGCCAGAAACTGCGCGCCCTGGGCGCCGAGCGCCAGGTGCTGTGCGTCACCCACCTGCCCCAGGTGGCGGCGCAGGGACATGCGCACTATCGCGTCAGCAAGGCGCCGGTGGAGGGGGTAACCCAGAGCGCGGTCGAGAAACTCGGCGCCAGGCAGCGGGAAGAGGAACTGGCCCGCATGCTGGGTGGCGTGGAAGTCAGCAAGGAAGCCCATGCCGCCGCGAAGCGGCTGCTGGCCAATGCGGGTTGA
- the fur gene encoding ferric iron uptake transcriptional regulator codes for MESQDLRKVGLKVTHPRMRILELLEQKNSQHHLSAEDIYRQLLEHGDEIGLATVYRVLTQFEAAGLVLKHNFEGGQAVYELDRGGHHDHMVDVDTGKIIEFESSEIEKLQREIAARHGYELEEHSLVLYVRKKR; via the coding sequence ATGGAATCGCAGGACCTTCGCAAAGTCGGCCTCAAGGTCACCCACCCCCGCATGCGCATCCTGGAGTTGCTGGAGCAGAAGAACTCCCAGCACCACCTGAGCGCGGAAGACATCTACCGGCAGCTGCTGGAGCACGGCGACGAGATCGGCTTGGCGACGGTCTATCGCGTGCTGACCCAGTTCGAGGCGGCCGGGCTGGTGCTCAAGCACAACTTCGAAGGCGGCCAGGCCGTCTACGAACTGGACCGCGGCGGCCACCACGACCACATGGTGGACGTGGACACCGGCAAGATCATCGAGTTCGAAAGCAGCGAGATCGAGAAGCTGCAGCGCGAGATCGCCGCCCGGCACGGCTACGAGCTGGAAGAACACTCGCTGGTGCTGTACGTGCGCAAGAAGCGCTGA
- the bamE gene encoding outer membrane protein assembly factor BamE, translating into MRKFLLVAVLASATAGCGILYKQPIYQGNLIEKTAVDQLQVGQSKQQVQSLLGSPSIADPFHADRWDYTASNRTNRRGTTEIKNLTLLFNGDTLASWEGEYFPEADLQLSRDVRKFGPNLAKEKKKGGRR; encoded by the coding sequence ATGCGCAAATTCCTGCTGGTTGCCGTCCTCGCTTCCGCCACCGCCGGCTGCGGCATCCTGTACAAGCAGCCGATCTACCAGGGCAACCTGATCGAGAAGACGGCCGTGGACCAGCTGCAGGTGGGCCAGAGCAAGCAGCAGGTGCAGTCGTTGCTGGGCAGCCCGTCCATCGCCGATCCGTTCCATGCGGACCGCTGGGACTACACCGCCAGCAACCGCACCAATCGCCGCGGCACCACCGAGATCAAGAACCTCACCCTGCTGTTCAACGGCGACACGCTGGCCAGCTGGGAAGGCGAGTACTTCCCCGAGGCCGACCTGCAGCTGTCGCGCGACGTGCGCAAGTTCGGCCCCAACCTGGCCAAGGAAAAGAAGAAGGGCGGCCGCCGCTGA
- a CDS encoding RnfH family protein gives MRVEVIRAWPHRFESVVLDLPEGATVREALAASGFADAAHPAAAIHGVMATPDTVLNENDRVEVLRPLLIDPKEARRRRALK, from the coding sequence GTGCGGGTGGAGGTGATCCGCGCCTGGCCCCACCGGTTCGAATCGGTGGTGCTGGACCTGCCCGAGGGCGCCACCGTCAGGGAGGCGCTGGCGGCAAGCGGTTTCGCCGATGCCGCACACCCGGCGGCGGCGATCCATGGCGTCATGGCCACGCCGGACACGGTATTGAACGAAAACGACCGCGTGGAAGTGCTGCGGCCGTTGCTGATCGATCCGAAGGAGGCGCGCCGACGGCGCGCGCTCAAGTAG
- a CDS encoding type II toxin-antitoxin system RatA family toxin — protein sequence MHTIRRSALVEHSATRMFDLVNDVAAYPRRFDWCSAAELIEQAEARLVARLDLGLGSLRTWFTTENALDRPHRIDMNLVDGPFRKLHGRWDFHALDESACKVTLTLEFEPSSRLLGPAMALGFQGLADRMVDDFVRAADRGQ from the coding sequence ATGCATACGATCCGCCGCAGCGCCCTGGTCGAACACTCGGCCACCCGGATGTTCGACCTGGTCAACGACGTGGCGGCCTACCCGCGCCGCTTCGACTGGTGCAGCGCCGCCGAGCTGATCGAGCAGGCGGAGGCCAGGCTGGTGGCGCGCCTGGACCTGGGTCTGGGCTCGCTGCGCACCTGGTTCACCACCGAGAATGCGCTGGACCGGCCCCACCGGATCGACATGAACCTGGTCGACGGCCCGTTCCGCAAGCTGCACGGGCGCTGGGATTTCCATGCGCTGGACGAGTCGGCCTGCAAGGTGACCCTGACCCTGGAGTTCGAGCCTTCCAGCCGCCTGCTGGGCCCGGCGATGGCCCTGGGCTTCCAGGGATTGGCCGACCGGATGGTGGACGACTTCGTGCGCGCCGCCGACCGCGGGCAATGA
- the smpB gene encoding SsrA-binding protein SmpB, whose product MAKKPDKNKAMGTIALNKRARHEYHLEQRYEAGIALQGWELKAIRAGRANITEAYAVIRHGELFLFGAQITPLIQASTHVVADDRRTRKLLLHRNEIDSLIGKVERDGYTLVPTSLYWKGNKVKAELALAKGKQTHDKRASEKDRDWAREKSRVMRQHNKDA is encoded by the coding sequence ATGGCAAAGAAACCCGACAAGAATAAAGCAATGGGCACGATCGCGCTGAACAAGCGCGCCCGGCACGAGTACCACCTGGAGCAGCGATACGAAGCCGGCATCGCCCTGCAGGGCTGGGAGTTGAAGGCCATCCGCGCCGGCCGCGCCAACATCACCGAGGCCTACGCGGTGATCCGGCATGGCGAGCTGTTCCTGTTCGGCGCGCAGATCACGCCGCTGATCCAGGCCTCCACCCACGTGGTGGCCGACGACCGCCGCACGCGCAAGCTGCTGCTGCACCGGAACGAGATCGACAGCCTGATCGGCAAGGTCGAGCGCGATGGCTACACGCTGGTGCCCACGTCGCTGTACTGGAAGGGCAACAAGGTGAAGGCCGAGCTGGCGCTGGCCAAGGGCAAGCAGACCCACGACAAACGCGCCAGCGAGAAGGACCGCGACTGGGCCCGCGAGAAGTCGCGGGTGATGCGCCAGCACAACAAGGATGCGTGA
- a CDS encoding DUF3348 family protein — protein sequence MTTVQYRTPTAAPAFVRLLARLGGADLPDAGPVLSERLGQWIDWNRAVSLSRALDGAVAPDAGAATGADAHAQAVARARTSLTDAILRGAPTDADGDDFAPYRRHCLDRQRATLTATGPLRGRLRDALAQRGGDLARLAEVDAVMEMTLSPREQTLLAHTPTLLGLHFERLRAAADTTPGSAWRALFRRDLQDALLAELDLRFHPIDALLAALRSP from the coding sequence GTGACCACTGTGCAGTACCGGACGCCCACGGCGGCCCCCGCCTTCGTCCGTCTCCTCGCCCGCCTGGGCGGGGCCGACCTGCCCGATGCCGGCCCGGTGCTGTCCGAGCGGCTGGGCCAATGGATCGACTGGAACCGTGCCGTCTCGCTGTCGCGGGCGCTCGATGGCGCCGTTGCGCCCGATGCCGGCGCCGCGACGGGCGCCGATGCGCACGCCCAGGCCGTCGCCCGGGCCCGCACCTCGCTGACGGACGCCATCCTGCGTGGCGCGCCCACCGACGCGGACGGCGACGACTTCGCGCCCTACCGCCGCCACTGCCTGGACCGCCAGCGCGCCACGCTGACCGCCACCGGCCCCCTGCGCGGACGCCTGCGCGATGCCCTGGCCCAGCGCGGCGGCGACCTGGCTCGCCTGGCCGAGGTCGACGCCGTGATGGAAATGACCCTCAGCCCGCGCGAACAGACCCTGCTGGCCCACACCCCCACCCTGCTCGGCCTGCACTTCGAACGCCTGCGCGCCGCCGCGGATACCACCCCCGGCAGCGCCTGGCGGGCGCTGTTCCGCCGCGACCTGCAGGACGCCCTGCTGGCCGAACTCGACCTGCGTTTCCACCCCATCGACGCGCTGCTCGCCGCGCTTCGTAGCCCGTAA
- a CDS encoding DUF802 domain-containing protein, whose amino-acid sequence MKQPFSTALFLAGLAIVGWIGAGYVGTHALGVVVTLVIGACYVAGAVELHRYRQATASLAQALGDASPAGNGLQAWLAPLHPSLRQAVRLRVEGERVALPAPALTPYLVGLLVLLGMLGTLLGMMVTLRGTGLALEGATDIDAIRGSLAAPVKGLGFAFGTSIAGVAASAILGLLSALRRRERVLVAQGLDDAIATSLHVHSQAFQREESFRLLQQQAALMPDLVERLQAMVAGIERQTSDAAAQQAARQEAFHARTEAAQAQLSSTLVAAMQAGVEASAQAVGTALQPAVERTLTGLAGETAALQQSVATAVQQQLEALTAGFGTATTAAAAAWEGALARQQDAHDALVARLEEHTHQQAARFDQRSQAWLDAAAGQLERTATTLAEGWTQALSQQASSADGIATRNADALAAAGAELRAQAAALVEAVDASHASLQRTLAEQDEARLAAWAAQLTAMGTALRGDWERTAAEAARLQQDICDALARSANDITAQAQTHAQQTIAEISQLVQVASEAPRAAADVVAELRQKLSDSMVRDTALLEERTQMMGTLQTLLDAVNHASTEQRTAIDALVATSADLLERVGTRFTDHVQAQTGKLEHVAAQVTAGATEVAGLGDALESVVARFGQTNDALLERLQAIEGALERSLVRSDEQLAYYVAQAREVVDLSLSAQRQITVDLQRLAGADAA is encoded by the coding sequence ATGAAACAGCCCTTCTCCACCGCCCTCTTCCTTGCCGGCCTGGCCATCGTCGGCTGGATCGGCGCCGGCTACGTCGGCACGCACGCACTGGGCGTGGTGGTCACCCTGGTGATCGGCGCGTGCTACGTGGCCGGTGCGGTGGAACTGCATCGCTACCGCCAGGCCACCGCATCGCTCGCGCAGGCGCTGGGCGACGCTTCGCCCGCGGGCAACGGCCTGCAAGCCTGGCTGGCGCCGCTGCATCCCAGCCTGCGCCAGGCCGTGCGCCTGCGCGTGGAAGGCGAGCGCGTCGCCCTGCCCGCGCCCGCGCTGACCCCGTACCTGGTCGGGCTGCTGGTGCTGCTGGGCATGCTGGGCACGCTGCTGGGCATGATGGTGACCCTGCGCGGCACCGGCCTGGCGCTGGAAGGCGCCACCGACATCGACGCGATCCGCGGCTCGCTGGCCGCGCCGGTCAAGGGGCTGGGCTTCGCCTTCGGCACCTCGATCGCGGGCGTGGCCGCCTCGGCCATCCTCGGCCTGCTGTCCGCACTCAGGCGGCGCGAGCGCGTGCTGGTCGCGCAAGGGCTGGACGACGCTATCGCCACCTCGCTGCACGTGCATTCGCAGGCGTTCCAGCGGGAGGAATCCTTCCGCCTGCTGCAGCAGCAGGCCGCGCTGATGCCGGACCTGGTGGAACGCCTGCAGGCCATGGTGGCGGGCATCGAACGGCAGACCTCCGACGCCGCCGCGCAGCAGGCCGCGCGCCAGGAGGCGTTCCATGCCCGCACCGAAGCGGCGCAGGCGCAGCTGTCGAGCACGCTGGTCGCTGCCATGCAGGCGGGCGTAGAAGCCAGCGCGCAGGCGGTCGGCACCGCCCTGCAACCCGCGGTGGAGCGCACGCTGACGGGACTGGCGGGCGAAACCGCCGCCCTGCAGCAGTCCGTCGCCACCGCCGTGCAGCAGCAGTTGGAGGCGTTGACGGCCGGGTTCGGCACCGCGACCACGGCCGCGGCGGCCGCATGGGAGGGCGCCCTCGCCCGCCAGCAGGACGCCCACGACGCACTGGTCGCACGACTGGAAGAACACACCCATCAGCAGGCCGCCCGGTTCGACCAGCGCTCGCAGGCCTGGCTCGACGCCGCCGCCGGCCAGCTCGAGCGCACCGCGACCACGCTGGCGGAGGGCTGGACGCAGGCGCTCAGCCAGCAGGCCAGTTCCGCCGACGGCATCGCCACGCGCAACGCCGACGCCCTGGCGGCGGCCGGCGCCGAACTCCGCGCGCAGGCCGCCGCGCTGGTCGAAGCGGTCGACGCTTCGCACGCGTCACTGCAGCGCACGCTGGCCGAACAGGACGAAGCCCGCCTGGCCGCCTGGGCCGCACAGCTGACCGCCATGGGCACCGCCCTGCGCGGCGACTGGGAGCGCACCGCCGCCGAAGCCGCGCGCCTGCAGCAGGACATCTGCGACGCCCTGGCCCGCAGCGCGAACGACATCACCGCACAGGCGCAGACGCACGCACAGCAGACCATCGCCGAGATTTCGCAGCTGGTGCAGGTCGCCTCGGAAGCCCCGCGTGCCGCCGCCGACGTGGTGGCCGAACTGCGCCAGAAGCTGTCCGACAGCATGGTGCGCGACACCGCGCTGCTGGAAGAACGCACCCAGATGATGGGCACGCTGCAGACCCTGCTCGATGCGGTGAACCACGCCTCCACCGAGCAGCGCACCGCCATCGATGCGCTGGTGGCGACGTCCGCCGACCTGCTGGAGCGCGTGGGCACCCGCTTCACCGACCACGTGCAGGCCCAGACCGGCAAGCTGGAACACGTCGCCGCGCAGGTCACCGCCGGCGCCACCGAAGTCGCCGGCCTGGGCGATGCGCTGGAAAGCGTGGTGGCGCGCTTCGGCCAGACCAACGATGCGCTGCTCGAACGCCTGCAGGCCATCGAGGGTGCGCTGGAGCGCTCGCTGGTGCGCAGCGACGAGCAACTGGCCTACTACGTGGCGCAGGCGCGCGAAGTGGTCGACCTCAGCCTGTCCGCGCAGCGCCAGATCACCGTGGACCTGCAGCGCCTGGCCGGGGCCGACGCCGCATGA
- a CDS encoding OmpA family protein, translated as MSVETGDDADLGAPVWASFGDLMSVLLGAFVLVLVGVIAVQAQLAQRLDEETRRREHEARQRKALEDALAAPLAEGRVTLVDGRIGIRGNVLFALNSDQLQPEGRDLLKSLAAPLAGYLRTREEILMVSGFTDDRQVSGSNRQFDDNWDLSAQRALTVTRTLIAEGVPSSSVFAAAFGAEQPVSPNATEDGRARNRRVEIAPIARPAKRGGDDGR; from the coding sequence ATGAGCGTGGAAACCGGAGACGACGCCGATCTGGGCGCGCCCGTCTGGGCCAGCTTCGGCGACCTGATGTCGGTGCTGCTGGGCGCGTTCGTGCTGGTGCTGGTGGGCGTGATTGCCGTGCAGGCGCAGCTGGCCCAGCGCCTGGACGAGGAAACCCGCCGCCGCGAGCACGAAGCCCGGCAGCGCAAGGCGCTGGAAGACGCGCTGGCCGCGCCGCTGGCCGAGGGCCGGGTGACGCTGGTGGACGGCCGCATCGGCATCCGCGGCAACGTGCTGTTCGCGCTGAACTCCGATCAGTTGCAGCCGGAGGGCCGCGACCTGCTGAAAAGCCTGGCCGCGCCGCTGGCGGGCTACCTGCGCACGCGCGAGGAAATCCTGATGGTCAGCGGCTTCACCGACGACCGCCAGGTCAGCGGCAGCAATCGCCAGTTCGACGACAACTGGGACCTGTCCGCGCAGCGCGCCCTCACCGTCACCCGCACCCTGATCGCCGAGGGCGTGCCGTCCTCGTCGGTGTTCGCGGCCGCGTTCGGCGCCGAGCAGCCGGTCAGTCCCAACGCCACCGAGGACGGCCGCGCGCGCAACCGCCGCGTGGAGATCGCGCCCATTGCCCGCCCCGCCAAGCGCGGCGGTGACGATGGACGGTGA
- a CDS encoding DUF2894 domain-containing protein, giving the protein MDGDALPPLAQLQAWRAQGADRADPARFDILQALAARVGAHEGEARRLLEARLAGLMRAYAKALAQRPSAAPASGHTTVPTSGLRELVAALQTRADHVPGPDAPPATPTQLTEARDTWSRVRIDSQLRASLHDVPEDAGPLNSGMLVHRALHLMRAVSPSYLQHFIAYADTLSSLEQFQQAAAPLITATDTPPRAKRASRKRKPAAT; this is encoded by the coding sequence ATGGACGGTGACGCCCTGCCGCCGCTGGCGCAGCTGCAGGCCTGGCGCGCGCAGGGCGCGGACCGTGCGGACCCGGCGCGCTTCGACATCCTGCAGGCGCTGGCCGCACGGGTGGGCGCGCACGAGGGCGAAGCCCGTCGCCTGCTGGAAGCGCGACTGGCCGGGTTGATGCGGGCGTACGCAAAGGCCCTGGCGCAACGACCGTCCGCCGCACCCGCATCCGGGCACACGACCGTGCCGACCTCCGGCCTGCGCGAACTGGTCGCCGCGCTGCAGACACGCGCGGACCACGTTCCAGGCCCTGATGCACCGCCCGCCACGCCTACGCAGCTGACCGAAGCACGCGACACCTGGTCCCGGGTCCGCATCGACAGCCAGCTGCGTGCCTCCCTGCACGACGTGCCCGAAGACGCCGGCCCGTTGAACTCCGGCATGCTGGTCCACCGCGCCCTGCACCTGATGCGCGCGGTGTCGCCAAGCTACCTGCAGCACTTCATCGCCTACGCCGACACGCTGTCGTCGCTGGAGCAGTTCCAGCAGGCCGCGGCGCCGCTGATCACGGCCACCGACACCCCGCCCCGCGCCAAGCGCGCATCGCGCAAACGGAAACCGGCCGCGACGTAA
- a CDS encoding DUF1343 domain-containing protein has product MPRFPGPLHAALRPLGLGLLLLLGLGLAQSGAAAPGCDCAGVAPKLGIEVLLEQRLDLLRGRRVGLVTNATGLDSQLRSNVDRFAGHPGFALVALFGPEHGVRGDVQAGDHVASARDAATGLPVHSLYGEHREPTPAMLEGIDVLVFDIQDVGTRFYTYPYTLAGVMRAAKRAGIPVVVADRPDPLGGVRVEGPVLDPALASFVGQFPIPLRHGMTLGELATLFNTAFGIGADLHVVAMQGWRRGEEPLRGALPWVPPSPNMPTPDTALVYPGMGLLEGTNVSEGRGTTRPFETLGAPWVDAPALAARLNAMRLPGVRFRPTWFTPTFSKHAGKACAGVQLHVTDRHAFRPVRTGLAVLKALHDQHPQHFAFLPGQPPFFDRLAGVDDLRAAIQRGDSVEAMEARWQPGLSAFEALRRQHLLYP; this is encoded by the coding sequence ATGCCCCGGTTTCCTGGTCCGCTGCATGCTGCACTGCGCCCGCTGGGCCTGGGGCTGCTGCTGTTGCTGGGTCTTGGCCTTGCGCAATCCGGCGCGGCCGCACCGGGCTGCGACTGCGCGGGCGTGGCGCCGAAGCTGGGCATCGAGGTGCTGCTGGAGCAGCGCCTGGACCTGCTGCGGGGCAGACGGGTGGGACTGGTGACCAATGCCACCGGCCTGGACAGCCAGCTGCGCAGCAATGTCGACCGCTTCGCCGGGCATCCGGGTTTCGCACTGGTCGCGCTGTTCGGGCCCGAACACGGCGTGCGCGGCGACGTGCAGGCCGGCGATCACGTCGCGTCCGCCCGCGATGCGGCCACCGGCCTGCCCGTGCACAGTCTCTACGGCGAGCACCGCGAACCGACACCGGCGATGCTCGAGGGCATCGACGTGCTGGTGTTCGACATTCAGGACGTGGGCACGCGCTTCTACACCTATCCGTACACGCTGGCCGGGGTGATGCGCGCGGCCAAGCGCGCCGGCATTCCCGTGGTGGTGGCCGACCGTCCCGATCCGCTGGGTGGCGTGCGGGTGGAAGGGCCGGTGCTGGACCCGGCGCTGGCCTCGTTCGTCGGCCAGTTCCCCATTCCCCTGCGCCACGGCATGACGCTGGGCGAGCTGGCCACGCTGTTCAACACCGCCTTCGGCATCGGCGCCGACCTGCACGTGGTGGCGATGCAGGGCTGGCGGCGGGGTGAGGAACCGCTGCGCGGCGCGCTGCCGTGGGTGCCGCCGTCGCCGAACATGCCCACGCCGGACACCGCCCTGGTCTATCCGGGCATGGGGCTGCTGGAAGGCACCAACGTCTCCGAGGGCCGCGGCACCACGCGCCCGTTCGAGACCCTGGGCGCACCCTGGGTGGATGCGCCGGCCCTGGCTGCGCGGCTCAATGCCATGCGCCTGCCGGGCGTACGCTTCCGGCCCACCTGGTTCACGCCGACGTTCTCCAAGCATGCGGGCAAGGCCTGCGCAGGCGTGCAGCTGCACGTGACCGACCGCCACGCCTTCCGCCCGGTGCGGACCGGCCTGGCCGTGCTGAAGGCCCTGCACGACCAGCACCCGCAGCACTTCGCCTTCCTGCCGGGCCAGCCGCCGTTCTTCGACCGGCTGGCCGGCGTGGACGATCTGCGCGCGGCGATCCAGCGCGGCGACAGCGTGGAGGCCATGGAAGCGCGTTGGCAGCCGGGGCTGTCGGCGTTCGAGGCGCTACGCAGGCAGCATCTGCTGTATCCCTGA